A genomic region of Phragmites australis chromosome 2, lpPhrAust1.1, whole genome shotgun sequence contains the following coding sequences:
- the LOC133897672 gene encoding ABC transporter G family member 31: MWAAEAAFSRSGSWREAEDEADALRWAALQRLPTVARARRGLLRSPAPDVAKAAEGDDVFCEVDVAGLSSGDRTALFDRLLADTGDAEHFFRRIRSRFDAVHIEFPKIELRYEDLTVDAYVHVGSRALPTIPNFICNMSEAFLRHLRIYRGGRVKLPILDNISGIIRPSRMTLLLGPPSSGKTTLLLALAGRLGPGLKMSGNITYNGHHLNEFVPQRTSAYVSQQDWHASEMTVRETLEFAGRCQGVGIKYDMLVELLRREKNAGIKPDEDLDVFMKALALEGKQTSLVAEYIMKILGLDICADTIVGDEMIKGISGGQKKRLTTGELLVGSARVLFMDEISTGLDSATTYQIIKYLRHSTHALDGTTIISLLQPAPETYELFDDVILIAEGQIVYQGPREYAVDFFAAMGFRCPERKNVADFLQEVLSKKDQQQYWCHYDYPYQFVSVSKFAEAFKTFIIGKRLHEELAVPYNRHHNHPAALSTSSYGVKRLELLKSNFQWQHLLMKRNSFIYVFKFIQLLLVALITMTVFFRTTMHHDSVDDGIIYLGALYFAIVMILFNGFTEVSMLVTKLPVLYKHRDLHFYPPWAYTLPSWLLSIPTSLIESGMWVLVTYYAVGYDPQFTRFLGQFLLLFFLHQTSLALFRVMASLGRNMIVANTFGSFALLVVMILGGFIITKESIPVWWIWGYWVSPMMYAQNAISVNEFLGHSWSKQFANQNITLGEAMLTGYGLFKEKYMFWIGVGALFGYAIVLNILFTLFLTLLNPIGNLQAIVSKDEIRHRDSRRKNDRVTLELRSYLHSHSLNGLNLKEQKGMVLPFQPLNMCFRNINYYVDVPEELKKQGIAEDRLQLLVDVTGAFRPGILTALVGVSGAGKTTVMDVLAGRKTGGLIEGSITISGYPKNQETFTRISGYCEQNDVHSPCLTVIESLLYSACLRLPSHVDTDTQRAFVEEVMELVELNPLSGALVGLPGVNGLSTEQRKRLTIAVELVANPSIVFMDEPTSGLDARSAAIVMRTVRNIVNTGRTIVCTIHQPSIDIFESFDELLFMKRGGQLIYAGPLGSKSRNLVEFFEAIPGVPKIRDGYNPAAWMLEVTSTQMEHILGVDFAEYYRRSKLFQQTKEMVETLSKPTSESKELTFATKYAQPFCAQYVACLWKQNLSYWRNPQYTAVRFFYTVIISLMFGTICWKFGSKRETQHDIFNAMGAMYAAVLFIGITNATSVQPVISIERFVSYRERAAGMYSALPFAFSLVTVEFPYILVQSLIYGTIFYSLGSFEWTAAKFLWYLFFMYFTLLYFTFYGMMTTAITPNHTVAPIIAAPFYTLWNLFSGFMIPRKRIPVWWRWYYWANPVSWTLYGLLTSQFGDLDQPLLLADGVTSTTVVAFLEEHFGFRHDFLGVVAAMVAGFCVLFAVVFALAIKYLNFQRR, encoded by the exons ATgtgggcggcggaggcggcgttCTCTCGCTCGGGGTCGTGGCGGGAGGCGGAGGACGAGGCGGACGCGCTGCGGTGGGCGGCGCTGCAGCGGCTCCCCACCGTCGCCCGCGCGCGCCGGGGCTTGCTCAGGTCACCAGCACCTGATGTGGCGAAGGCGGCCGAGGGGGACGACGTGTTCTGCGAGGTCGACGTCGCGGGGCTCTCCTCCGGCGACCGCACCGCGCTCTTCGACCGCCTACTCGCCGACACCGGCGACGCCGAGCACTTCTTCCGACGCATACGCAGCCGCTTCGACGC AGTGCACATCGAGTTCCCCAAGATCGAACTGAGGTACGAGGATCTGACGGTGGATGCCTACGTGCATGTCGGGAGCAGGGCGCTGCCGACCATCCCAAACTTCATATGCAACATGTCAGAG GCGTTTCTGAGGCATCTGAGGATCTACCGAGGAGGAAGAGTGAAATTGCCTATATTGGACAACATAAGTGGGATAATTCGCCCATCAAG AATGACACTGCTTTTGGGCCCTCCAAGTTCTGGGAAGACCACCTTGCTTCTGGCTCTTGCTGGACGGCTCGGTCCTGGACTCAAG ATGTCTGGGAACATTACTTACAACGGCCACCATTTAAATGAATTTGTGCCTCAGCGAACCTCTGCTTATGTTAGTCAGCAAGACTGGCATGCTTCAGAGATGACAGTCAGAGAAACTCTAGAGTTTGCTGGGCGCTGTCAGGGTGTTGGAATAAAGTATG ACATGCTTGTTGAACTGttgaggagagaaaagaatgcgGGGATAAAACCTGATGAGGACCTTGATGTATTCATGAAG GCATTGGCTCTTGAGGGTAAGCAGACAAGCCTTGTGGCAGAGTATATAATGAAG ATTTTAGGGCTGGACATCTGTGCTGACACCATTGTTGGAGATGAAATGATCAAAGGGATCTCCGGAGGGCAAAAGAAGCGCCTGACAACAG GTGAATTGCTAGTTGGGTCTGCTCGCGTGCTGTTCATGGATGAGATATCAACAGGTCTTGACAGTGCAACAACATATCAGATTATCAAGTATCTAAGGCATTCTACACATGCTCTTGATGGCACTACAATCATATCCCTGCTGCAGCCGGCTCCAGAAACATATGAGCTATttgatgatgttattcttaTAGCTGAAGGCCAAATCGTATACCAGGGACCACGTGAATACGCTGTTGACTTTTTTGCTGCTATGGGGTTCAGGTGTCCCGAAAGAAAAAACGTGGCTGATTTTTTGCAAGAA GTTTTGTCCAAGAAAGATCAGCAGCAGTACTGGTGTCACTACGATTACCCATACCAGTTTGTTTCTGTCTCAAAGTTTGCGGAAGCCTTTAAAACTTTTATTATCGGTAAGAGATTGCATGAGGAATTAGCTGTGCCATACAACAGACATCATAATCATCCTGCAGCTCTTTCAACATCAAGTTATGGTGTCAAGAGGCTTGAGCTTCTCAAGTCCAACTTCCAGTGGCAGCATCTTCTCATGAAAAGGAACTCATTCATCTATGTCTTCAAATTCATTCAG CTTCTACTTGTTGCCCTTATCACAATGACGGTGTTTTTCAGAACAACAATGCACCATGATTCAGTTGATGATGGGATCATTTATCTAGGAGCCCTTTATTTTGCAATAGTGATGATTTTGTTCAACGGCTTTACTGAAGTCTCAATGCTGGTCACAAAGCTTCCTGTTCTTTATAAGCACAGGGACTTGCACTTCTACCCACCATGGGCTTACACACTTCCTTCGTGGCTTTTGAGCATTCCAACCTCACTTATTGAATCAGGAATGTGGGTACTTGTAACATATTATGCGGTTGGTTATGATCCCCAATTTACAAG ATTTCTGGGACAatttttgttgcttttctttctGCACCAAACATCTTTGGCTCTTTTCCGGGTCATGGCATCTTTGGGCCGGAATATGATAGTGGCTAACACCTTTGGATCGTTCGCTTTGTTGGTTGTTATGATCCTTGGAGGATTCATCATAACCAAAG AAAGCATACCAGTCTGGTGGATTTGGGGTTATTGGGTATCTCCTATGATGTATGCACAAAATGCTATTTCTGTCAATGAATTCCTTGGGCATTCTTGGAGCAAG CAATTTGCAAACCAGAACATCACATTAGGTGAAGCGATGCTTACAGGATATGGGTTATTCAAGGAAAAATACATGTTTTGGATTGGTGTTGGAGCGTTGTTTGGTTATGCGATTGTTCTGAACATCTTATTTACACTGTTCTTGACACTTCTCAACC CCATCGGTAATCTGCAAGCTATTGTTTCCAAAGATGAAATTCGGCACAGGGATTCTAGGAGGAAGAATGACAGGGTAACCCTAGAGCTAAGATCGTATCTGCATTCACATTCACTAAATG GGCTTAATCTCAAGGAACAGAAGGGGATGGTGCTACCTTTTCAGCCCCTTAATATGTGCTTTAGGAATATCAACTACTACGTTGATGTACCAGAG GAATTGAAAAAGCAAGGTATTGCAGAAGACCGCCTGCAGTTGCTTGTTGATGTCACTGGAGCATTTAGGCCAGGGATACTAACAGCACTTGTTGGAGTCAGTGGAGCTGGCAAAACCACCGTCATGGATGTTTTAGCAGGACGTAAGACTGGAGGGCTCATAGAAGGAAGTATTACTATATCTGGGTATCCTAAGAACCAAGAGACCTTCACTAGAATCTCCGGGTATTGTGAACAGAATGATGTCCATTCACCTTGCTTGACAGTGATAGAGTCTTTGTTATACTCGGCATGCCTCCGGTTGCCTTCTCATGTTGACACTGACACTCAAAGG GCCTTTGTTGAAGAGGTGATGGAACTTGTCGAGCTCAATCCCTTAAGTGGTGCTCTTGTTGGCCTACCTGGGGTAAATGGTTTGTCTACAGAACAACGTAAAAGGTTGACAATTGCTGTGGAGCTTGTTGCAAATCCTTCTATTGTTTTCATGGACGAACCTACGTCAGGATTGGATGCTAGATCTGCAGCCATTGTTATGAGAACGGTGCGAAATATTGTTAATACAGGACGGACAATTGTTTGCACCATCCATCAGCCAAGTATTGACATATTCGAGTCATTTGATGAG CTTTTGTTCATGAAGCGCGGTGGGCAGCTTATATATGCTGGTCCTTTAGGATCCAAATCACGCAATCTGGTCGAGTTTTTTGAG GCAATTCCAGGAGTGCCTAAAATCAGGGATGGCTATAATCCTGCTGCATGGATGTTGGAAGTCacaagtactcaaatggagcacaTTCTTGGAGTGGATTTTGCTGAATACTATCGACGATCAAAATTATTTCA GCAGACCAAAGAAATGGTTGAGACCCTGAGCAAACCGACTAGCGAATCCAAAGAACTTACTTTCGCTACCAAGTATGCTCAACCGTTTTGTGCTCAGTATGTTGCTTGCTTATGGAAGCAAAACCTATCGTACTGGAGGAATCCTCAATACACCGCTGTTCGATTCTTCTACACTGTTATTATTTCCTTGATGTTTGGGACTATTTGCTGGAAATTCGGCTCTAAAAG GGAGACCCAACATGATATATTCAATGCCATGGGTGCCATGTACGCAGCAGTACTCTTCATAGGAATAACCAACGCCACTTCTGTTCAGCCTGTGATTTCCATCGAAAGATTTGTATCATACAGAGAGAGAGCTGCTGGGATGTATTCAGCATTGCCTTTTGCATTTTCTCTG GTTACTGTGGAGTTCCCTTACATTCTTGTGCAGTCACTTATCTACGGTACAATCTTCTACAGTTTGGGTTCATTTGAGTGGACAGCAGCCAAGTTCTTGTGGTACCTGTTCTTTATGTACTTCACCTTGCTGTACTTCACCTTCTACGGCATGATGACAACGGCGATCACTCCAAACCATACGGTTGCGCCTATTATTGCTGCTCCATTCTACACGCTATGGAATCTCTTCAGCGGATTCATGATCCCAAGAAAG CGCATCCCTGTTTGGTGGAGGTGGTACTACTGGGCCAACCCGGTGTCGTGGACGCTCTACGGCCTTCTGACCTCCCAGTTCGGCGACCTGGACCAGCCCCTGCTGCTCGCGGACGGCGTCACCTCCACCACCGTGGTGGCGTTCCTGGAGGAGCACTTCGGGTTCCGGCACGACTTCCTCGGCGTTGTCGCGGCGATGGTGGCCGGCTTCTGCGTCCTCTTCGCCGTCGTCTTCGCGCTGGCGATCAAGTACCTCAACTTCCAGCGGCGATAA